From Draconibacterium halophilum, one genomic window encodes:
- the obgE gene encoding GTPase ObgE: protein MAETNFVDYVRIHCQSGNGGSGSAHLRREKFVAKGGPDGGDGGRGGHVILVGNEQMWTLLHLKFRKHIKAGHGDPGGKQRSKGADGEDVYVEVPLGTVARDVETGEFLFEITKHGEEQVLLEGGRGGLGNDHFKTSTHQTPRFAQPGEEGEEGWKILELKVLADVGLVGFPSAGKSTLLSVVSAAKPKIADYPFTTLVPNLGIVGHREKRSFVMADIPGIIEGAHEGKGLGLRFLRHIERNSMLLFMVPADSKDHLNEYKVLLNELEKYNPELLDKQRFLTISKADMLDEELMQEISSELGETPHMFFSAVSGLNILPLKDRIWEILNS from the coding sequence ATGGCAGAGACCAATTTTGTTGATTACGTAAGAATTCATTGTCAGTCGGGTAACGGAGGTTCCGGCTCAGCGCATTTGCGCAGAGAGAAATTTGTTGCCAAAGGAGGTCCCGATGGAGGCGATGGTGGTCGTGGTGGCCATGTTATTCTTGTGGGCAATGAGCAAATGTGGACACTGTTACATTTGAAGTTCCGCAAACATATTAAGGCTGGTCACGGAGATCCGGGGGGGAAACAACGCAGTAAAGGCGCCGATGGCGAGGATGTATACGTGGAGGTGCCACTGGGTACGGTTGCCCGCGATGTGGAAACCGGCGAATTCCTGTTTGAAATTACAAAGCACGGCGAAGAGCAAGTGCTGCTGGAGGGTGGTAGAGGTGGCCTGGGAAACGACCATTTTAAAACCTCGACCCATCAGACTCCACGATTTGCACAGCCCGGCGAAGAAGGCGAAGAAGGCTGGAAAATTCTGGAGCTAAAAGTGCTGGCCGATGTTGGTTTGGTTGGCTTCCCGAGTGCCGGGAAATCTACACTTTTATCGGTAGTTTCTGCGGCAAAACCAAAAATTGCTGATTACCCGTTTACTACCCTGGTGCCTAATTTAGGCATTGTGGGGCATCGCGAAAAACGATCGTTTGTAATGGCTGATATTCCGGGAATAATTGAAGGCGCGCACGAAGGTAAAGGCTTGGGGCTTCGTTTTTTAAGGCACATCGAGCGTAACTCGATGTTGTTATTTATGGTGCCGGCAGATAGTAAAGATCACCTGAATGAATATAAGGTATTGCTCAACGAACTGGAGAAATATAATCCTGAATTACTCGATAAACAGCGATTTTTAACCATCAGTAAAGCAGATATGCTGGATGAAGAACTGATGCAGGAAATCAGTAGTGAGCTGGGCGAAACTCCGCACATGTTTTTTTCGGCAGTATCCGGACTAAATATTCTACCACTTAAAGACCGAATCTGGGAAATTTTAAATAGTTAA